One window of Nostoc sp. NIES-3756 genomic DNA carries:
- a CDS encoding DUF4186 family protein has protein sequence MKAAKQFGQCRECGVELVDWKRVYKRNLIDATYTFQCLKTELFRHHMWHVEISQKAINHARRKGKIGLRVAAKKEIYKSVGLAEPRYIDGLQTPRDDSEKATAIHYAQHATACCCRKCIEYWHNIPVGHELTETELEYFTNLVILYIEERLSYLTENGEKVPRIRKITPEKSSKEDEKGKRSNGN, from the coding sequence ATGAAAGCAGCTAAACAATTTGGTCAATGCCGTGAATGTGGAGTAGAGTTGGTTGACTGGAAGCGAGTTTACAAACGTAACCTTATAGATGCTACATATACTTTTCAATGTCTCAAAACTGAACTTTTTCGACATCATATGTGGCATGTTGAAATTAGTCAAAAAGCTATTAATCATGCTCGTCGCAAAGGTAAAATTGGGTTACGAGTTGCAGCTAAAAAAGAGATATACAAATCAGTAGGTTTGGCAGAACCTCGTTATATCGACGGCCTCCAAACTCCAAGAGATGATTCAGAGAAAGCCACTGCTATTCATTATGCTCAACACGCCACAGCCTGTTGTTGCCGTAAATGTATAGAATACTGGCACAATATTCCTGTTGGCCACGAGTTGACAGAAACAGAGCTTGAATATTTCACAAACTTAGTAATACTTTATATTGAAGAACGACTATCATATCTTACAGAAAATGGAGAAAAAGTACCACGAATAAGAAAGATAACTCCTGAAAAGTCGTCTAAAGAAGATGAGAAGGGTAAGAGAAGCAATGGCAATTAA
- a CDS encoding ASCH domain-containing protein gives MENSATTHNSLKLLVDQLRLAVQGDSFWENYLDDLNPSESLPFTLHLAILVEPYLQFVLDGKKTVESRFSTRRFAPYNRVSKGDVVLLKESSGPIVGLCQVNYVWFYQLDQESWRTIREDFAAVLCAQDPEFWKAREAASFATLMRIQHVKSIDPIKFTKRDRRGWVVLQESSGQLQLNLGIL, from the coding sequence TTGGAGAACAGCGCAACGACACATAATTCTTTAAAATTATTAGTTGATCAATTAAGGTTAGCAGTACAGGGAGATTCTTTCTGGGAAAATTATTTAGATGATTTAAATCCGTCTGAGTCATTACCTTTTACGCTCCACTTAGCTATTTTAGTAGAACCATACCTCCAATTTGTTTTGGATGGTAAGAAAACAGTAGAATCAAGGTTTTCTACTCGTAGGTTCGCCCCATACAATCGAGTAAGCAAAGGAGACGTTGTTTTATTGAAAGAATCCAGTGGGCCAATTGTTGGATTATGCCAAGTAAATTATGTTTGGTTTTATCAGTTAGACCAGGAATCATGGCGAACTATTAGAGAAGATTTTGCAGCAGTTTTATGCGCTCAAGACCCCGAATTTTGGAAAGCTCGTGAAGCTGCTTCATTTGCAACCTTAATGCGGATTCAACACGTTAAATCAATTGATCCAATCAAGTTTACGAAACGAGATCGCCGAGGTTGGGTAGTTTTGCAGGAAAGTTCTGGTCAGTTACAATTAAATTTGGGAATTTTGTGA
- a CDS encoding WG repeat-containing protein encodes MFSKQLLFVCLISLNLFSGCANGQAEEATCLNQEESSAQIQVLKPEQKPLFRIVQNGKLGFIDNTGRIVIKPKFELDKVGNFSENRAALGGKNGKWGFIDNTGKVIVLPQFENVAQFSEQRAAVKQNGKWGFIDLNGKIVVKPQFNNVSLFIEQRSAVQKGYLWGFIDRDGKFIVEPKFTGYTNFSEGLAGFESYENNQDKSGFIDTSGRVVIELKNVNPDIEGLGFTNGLAPVWVRNPGIWGIINGILDETGRGRKFWGFINRSGQITIPLKYDYAFNFQDCLAAVVVNDKYGYINTFGKMVIQPQFEELLRFSEGLADFQLNQKYGYIDKNGKVVITPQFIKTFGFSEGLASVKTESGKWGFINRQGNIVIKPQFDEVSNFSFGLARVRIGKKYGYIDKHGKYVWNLSN; translated from the coding sequence ATGTTTTCAAAGCAATTATTATTCGTTTGCCTTATTTCATTAAATTTGTTTTCAGGTTGTGCTAATGGACAAGCAGAGGAAGCCACTTGCCTAAACCAGGAAGAATCCTCCGCTCAAATTCAAGTCTTAAAACCAGAACAAAAACCTTTATTCCGGATCGTACAAAATGGTAAATTAGGTTTTATTGACAATACAGGACGAATTGTTATCAAGCCAAAGTTTGAGTTAGACAAAGTTGGTAATTTTTCAGAAAACCGAGCAGCTTTAGGTGGTAAAAATGGCAAATGGGGTTTTATTGATAATACTGGTAAAGTAATAGTTTTACCGCAATTTGAGAATGTCGCTCAATTTTCTGAACAACGAGCTGCTGTCAAGCAAAACGGGAAGTGGGGTTTTATCGACCTCAATGGCAAAATCGTAGTTAAACCCCAGTTTAATAATGTTTCTCTATTTATTGAGCAGCGTTCTGCTGTACAAAAAGGCTATTTGTGGGGCTTTATTGACCGAGATGGCAAGTTTATAGTCGAACCAAAATTCACTGGATACACCAACTTTTCCGAAGGTTTAGCAGGATTTGAAAGTTATGAAAATAATCAAGATAAAAGTGGTTTTATTGACACCAGTGGCAGAGTGGTCATCGAGCTAAAAAATGTTAATCCAGATATTGAGGGCTTAGGCTTTACTAATGGGTTAGCACCTGTTTGGGTACGTAATCCTGGCATTTGGGGAATAATTAATGGGATTTTGGATGAAACAGGACGCGGAAGGAAATTCTGGGGTTTTATTAATCGTAGTGGTCAAATAACAATTCCACTCAAGTACGACTACGCATTTAATTTTCAAGACTGTTTAGCCGCAGTCGTAGTAAATGATAAATATGGCTATATTAATACTTTTGGTAAAATGGTAATTCAGCCACAATTTGAAGAACTACTTAGATTTTCTGAAGGATTGGCTGATTTTCAACTTAATCAAAAGTATGGCTATATTGACAAAAATGGTAAGGTAGTTATAACCCCACAGTTTATTAAAACTTTTGGATTTTCTGAAGGGCTGGCATCTGTAAAAACAGAAAGTGGAAAATGGGGTTTTATTAATCGACAAGGAAACATTGTCATCAAACCACAATTTGATGAGGTTTCTAATTTTTCTTTTGGATTAGCACGAGTGAGGATTGGCAAAAAATACGGTTATATAGATAAACATGGAAAGTATGTATGGAATCTTTCTAACTAA
- a CDS encoding CopG family transcriptional regulator: MVMANKKWSVKRITVNLASTEVEMLETYCQMTGRPATDVIRELIRTLELRASA, encoded by the coding sequence ATTGTTATGGCAAACAAAAAATGGTCTGTAAAGCGCATCACCGTCAATTTGGCTTCAACTGAAGTAGAGATGTTAGAAACCTATTGTCAAATGACTGGTAGACCAGCGACAGATGTAATTCGGGAACTCATTCGCACATTGGAATTACGAGCAAGCGCTTGA
- a CDS encoding DUF1257 domain-containing protein, with protein MSHFSTVRTRLVNRECLVQALEDLNLKAQVYETPHPLTGFYGHDDEQSAEIVVKGCTIKARADIGFRWNQDSAVFDAIYDEYETAPRLGESFFSHKLLQAYGKRMVRVKALELQEKFGECTISEEVSGQVQTLRLTFAGHQEVKQFARR; from the coding sequence ATGTCGCACTTCTCAACAGTTAGAACTCGGTTAGTCAATCGGGAATGTCTAGTGCAAGCGTTGGAGGATTTGAATCTCAAGGCGCAAGTATACGAAACTCCACACCCGTTAACAGGATTCTACGGGCATGACGATGAGCAAAGCGCAGAGATTGTAGTTAAAGGCTGCACAATCAAAGCCCGTGCAGATATCGGGTTTCGCTGGAATCAAGACAGTGCTGTGTTTGACGCTATTTATGACGAATACGAGACAGCGCCCCGTCTTGGCGAAAGCTTCTTCAGCCACAAGCTTCTGCAAGCATACGGCAAGCGCATGGTGAGAGTCAAAGCCCTTGAATTGCAAGAGAAATTTGGAGAATGCACCATCAGCGAAGAAGTTTCAGGGCAAGTTCAGACACTACGCCTGACCTTTGCTGGACATCAGGAAGTAAAGCAATTCGCACGGAGATAG
- a CDS encoding IS701 family transposase gives MDVELQILKHLARDPHPTVGIIDEYCAEYKDLFKEVRNYECFKYLHLGIISTIKRKSLPEIAKIVSINSAQSLHHFLANSDWSVDELKQRRLNKLKKQLGGRAITLVIDETGDRKKGKKTDYVARQYLGSVGKVDNGIVSVNAYGVYANITFPLIFKVFKPKGTLKESDKYKTKIELASEIITELMELGFNIKLVLADSLYGESSEFIKKLNEYELAYVVAIRSNHGVWLPSGQSVRANKWCKFERTFSNQKSETRYIREIIYGKKRAITYWEITTDPETMPENSTSFVMTNLQGNLKKILGDLYGLRTWVEYGFRQCKQELGWTDYRFTNFQHIERWWEIIFCVYTMISLNSPVFLGLNQSRQLETEAQENSDVDFSNHPQWNHESGWKNALNNLRLIIQPLLLFWLIYPWLSIFPNSHLLLGFNHLIAAMNQFKPYYASG, from the coding sequence ATGGATGTAGAATTACAAATTCTCAAACATTTGGCGAGAGATCCTCATCCAACAGTTGGCATCATAGATGAATATTGTGCAGAGTATAAAGACCTATTTAAAGAAGTAAGGAATTATGAGTGCTTCAAATATTTACACTTGGGGATAATATCAACGATAAAAAGAAAATCGTTACCAGAGATAGCGAAGATAGTGAGTATAAATTCGGCACAATCATTACATCATTTCTTAGCAAATTCAGATTGGTCAGTAGATGAATTAAAACAAAGAAGATTAAATAAATTAAAAAAACAATTAGGTGGTCGTGCAATTACATTAGTAATAGATGAAACAGGAGATAGGAAAAAAGGTAAAAAGACAGATTATGTAGCTAGACAATATTTAGGAAGCGTAGGAAAAGTAGATAATGGGATAGTTTCAGTCAACGCTTATGGAGTTTATGCTAATATAACTTTTCCATTAATCTTCAAAGTATTCAAACCAAAAGGGACGCTAAAAGAGTCAGATAAATATAAAACTAAAATAGAGTTAGCATCAGAGATAATTACAGAATTAATGGAATTAGGCTTCAATATTAAATTAGTATTGGCTGATAGTTTATATGGTGAAAGTAGCGAATTTATTAAAAAACTGAATGAATATGAATTAGCTTATGTTGTAGCAATTAGAAGTAATCATGGAGTCTGGCTACCTTCAGGGCAAAGCGTTAGGGCAAATAAGTGGTGTAAGTTTGAGAGAACATTTAGCAATCAAAAATCAGAAACCAGATATATACGAGAAATAATCTATGGTAAAAAAAGAGCCATAACTTACTGGGAAATAACTACTGACCCAGAAACCATGCCGGAAAATTCTACCTCCTTCGTGATGACGAATCTGCAAGGTAATCTCAAGAAAATTTTAGGTGACTTATATGGATTAAGAACCTGGGTAGAATATGGATTTCGACAGTGTAAACAAGAGCTAGGCTGGACAGATTACCGTTTCACCAATTTCCAACATATTGAGAGGTGGTGGGAGATTATTTTTTGTGTTTACACGATGATTAGTTTAAATTCTCCAGTCTTCTTAGGCTTAAATCAATCTCGTCAACTTGAGACTGAGGCACAAGAAAATAGTGATGTTGATTTTTCTAACCATCCGCAATGGAACCATGAATCTGGATGGAAGAATGCTTTAAATAATCTGCGTCTCATTATCCAACCACTTTTACTATTTTGGTTAATTTATCCCTGGTTAAGTATTTTCCCTAATTCACATTTGTTACTGGGATTCAATCATTTAATTGCAGCAATGAATCAATTTAAACCCTATTATGCTTCTGGATGA
- a CDS encoding deoxyguanosinetriphosphate triphosphohydrolase encodes MEWNKLLCSKRQGHEEHPNEDPHNRNPFERDLDRIVFSESFRRLKDKTQVFPVNDNDHVHNRLTHSLEVSCIGRSLGRIVGVYILDKHKETLAELVNKEGLNEASFGAIVQAACLAHDIGNPPFGHSGENAIQAWFYSETGQKYLENLTLKEREDLELFEGNAQGFRIITRIEGQTKRMGMQLTYATLATFSKYPRESLLNIENNDVLKHERQNRTSAKKYGFFQSEKKIFEEVADKVGLIRIDENLAWWCRHPLAFLVEAADDICYLIMDFEDGFNTGYIDYNTTRDLLIDIAGENYLNDLNQEDDKSSRRENIRFLRGKAINKLIDVAVDSFKKHESELLAGSFDSPLLSADNQEISQKIKNIKDKIKEKVYKCQEVLSIEVAGYDVVSGLLNEFVTAVNDEPSVIFIKRNHKGDKIREMLPRQTIFNGQLGNESYLNILKVTDYISGMTDSYAVSLFKKIKGISLG; translated from the coding sequence ATAGAATGGAATAAATTATTGTGCAGTAAACGCCAAGGACACGAAGAACATCCTAATGAAGATCCTCATAATCGAAATCCTTTTGAAAGAGACTTAGATAGAATTGTATTTTCCGAGTCTTTCAGAAGGTTAAAAGATAAAACACAAGTTTTTCCAGTCAATGATAATGATCATGTTCATAATAGGTTAACTCACAGTTTGGAAGTATCTTGTATAGGTAGATCACTAGGAAGGATTGTAGGTGTATATATACTTGATAAGCATAAAGAGACATTAGCAGAATTAGTTAACAAAGAAGGATTAAATGAAGCTAGTTTTGGTGCTATAGTACAAGCTGCTTGTCTCGCTCATGATATAGGTAACCCTCCGTTTGGTCATTCTGGGGAAAATGCTATCCAAGCTTGGTTTTACTCAGAAACCGGACAAAAATATTTAGAAAACTTAACTCTTAAAGAAAGAGAAGATTTAGAATTATTTGAAGGTAATGCTCAAGGATTTAGAATTATTACAAGAATAGAAGGCCAAACTAAGCGTATGGGTATGCAGCTAACATATGCTACTTTAGCTACTTTTAGCAAATACCCTAGAGAGTCATTACTTAATATTGAGAATAATGATGTTTTAAAACATGAACGCCAAAATAGAACCAGTGCCAAAAAGTATGGTTTTTTCCAGTCAGAGAAGAAAATATTTGAAGAGGTTGCAGATAAAGTTGGCTTAATAAGAATCGATGAAAATTTAGCATGGTGGTGTAGACATCCATTAGCTTTCCTTGTAGAAGCTGCTGATGATATATGCTACCTTATTATGGATTTTGAAGATGGATTTAATACTGGGTATATTGATTATAATACAACTAGAGACTTACTAATTGATATCGCAGGTGAAAATTATTTAAATGATTTAAATCAAGAAGATGACAAATCTAGTAGAAGAGAAAATATAAGATTTTTACGAGGTAAAGCAATTAATAAGCTGATTGATGTAGCTGTGGATTCATTTAAGAAACATGAAAGTGAATTACTGGCTGGTAGTTTCGATAGTCCACTGTTAAGCGCTGATAATCAAGAAATAAGTCAAAAGATTAAAAATATCAAGGATAAAATCAAAGAAAAAGTTTATAAATGCCAAGAAGTTCTTAGTATAGAAGTGGCAGGATATGATGTTGTATCTGGATTATTAAATGAATTTGTAACTGCTGTAAATGATGAACCAAGTGTAATATTCATTAAAAGAAATCATAAAGGTGATAAAATTAGAGAAATGCTACCTCGTCAAACAATATTTAATGGACAACTAGGTAATGAAAGCTATTTAAACATTTTAAAAGTAACAGATTACATATCAGGGATGACTGACTCTTACGCTGTTTCATTATTTAAAAAAATTAAAGGTATCTCTTTAGGATAA
- a CDS encoding AAA family ATPase: MKPIILGFSGSIASGKSTLSIRIASCLKWERVSFGDYVRSVAQHQGIEVSRKVLQSVGASLINQGMEQFCCSVLEQANWRLGQPLIIDGIRHVEAVSVLRRLLFPSQLLIIFIAVNEQTRESRLIEKGLTQYEELQQIDEHSTEVEVQTRLKKMANLIVDGNKQVEQLVEEIIIWLRQQSCQES, encoded by the coding sequence GTGAAACCAATTATTCTCGGTTTTTCTGGCAGTATTGCCAGTGGAAAATCTACGCTTTCAATCAGGATAGCTTCTTGCCTCAAATGGGAACGTGTTAGCTTTGGGGACTATGTTCGATCTGTCGCACAGCATCAAGGGATAGAAGTATCACGAAAAGTTTTGCAGTCTGTTGGTGCATCGCTTATTAACCAAGGTATGGAACAATTCTGTTGTTCAGTTTTAGAACAAGCTAATTGGCGGCTAGGACAACCACTAATTATTGATGGTATTCGTCATGTAGAAGCTGTTTCTGTGCTGCGGAGGCTTCTTTTTCCCTCACAGTTATTAATTATTTTTATAGCAGTAAATGAGCAAACGCGCGAAAGTCGCTTAATTGAGAAAGGATTAACTCAATATGAAGAATTGCAGCAGATTGATGAACATTCTACGGAAGTAGAAGTACAAACAAGATTGAAAAAAATGGCTAATTTGATAGTAGACGGTAATAAACAAGTAGAACAGCTTGTTGAAGAAATAATAATATGGCTTCGCCAGCAAAGCTGTCAGGAATCTTAA
- a CDS encoding helix-turn-helix transcriptional regulator, producing MSRTLIASVWWTKEMGERLKILRGEESMASLAKRAGCSYQSIQHLERGEYTVEERKSLKPSVSWEKLEGICKALNISVEDFLQVQLVKNPKKLPPLT from the coding sequence ATGTCAAGAACTCTTATCGCTAGTGTCTGGTGGACTAAAGAGATGGGAGAGCGATTGAAAATACTTAGAGGCGAAGAGTCGATGGCTTCCTTAGCTAAAAGGGCTGGATGTTCCTACCAATCCATACAGCATTTAGAACGCGGAGAATATACCGTTGAAGAACGCAAAAGCCTTAAACCCAGTGTTTCTTGGGAAAAGTTAGAAGGAATTTGCAAAGCTCTCAACATATCTGTAGAAGATTTTTTACAAGTTCAGTTAGTGAAAAATCCTAAAAAACTACCGCCATTAACTTGA
- a CDS encoding AAA family ATPase, translating into MSIKNLLTTIDSQIPVVALEVLAPEEATIIAYLTGQANEKLDSPVYFWNLGVSGLEQCIVGADGDLRFKPAPEYKRPAQVDPLIYIFDYIENFDGVGVFILGDVHPFVGKNSPQLSWEILSRVKNLYHRLKLTDKRIVFLGQNIQLHESLVRLVPYFEMALPTVEQIQETLPFYLEDFQQNALAQDANLTINLSGEQMESLARATLGLTLEEIRDFLRLTLKGSRTPSGEWIIDSGFIAKAVEYKTRMLSQMGIELGKPALYSFGGLDLLREWLNRRRRLFTQEARSLQLPQPKGILLAGPPGTGKSHCAKNIASILNLPLLKLDIASMLGSLVGESEGNVRRALKTAEAIAPCVLWLDELEKALSGQGDTSGVSQRILGTVLTFMSECTAGVFVVATCNDVTALPTELKRKGRFDETFFVDLPSEPERAQILKIHLERFGISVEEEYLEAIAASTGKFSGAELETLAAESALLAFEQGRPQQVTLGDLEECRQTITPLAVQDAAAVERMREWAKSARAASTAIADTPTTKSIKTARYRNMN; encoded by the coding sequence ATGAGCATAAAAAACTTATTAACCACAATAGACTCACAAATTCCAGTGGTGGCGCTAGAGGTATTAGCGCCGGAAGAGGCAACAATTATTGCTTACTTAACAGGACAAGCAAACGAAAAATTAGACTCTCCCGTATACTTTTGGAATTTAGGAGTATCAGGGTTAGAGCAATGTATAGTGGGTGCAGATGGTGATTTGCGATTCAAACCAGCACCAGAATACAAGCGACCAGCGCAAGTAGACCCGTTGATCTACATATTTGACTACATTGAAAATTTTGATGGTGTAGGGGTGTTTATCCTGGGAGATGTGCATCCCTTTGTAGGTAAAAATTCGCCGCAGTTATCATGGGAAATTCTTAGCCGGGTGAAGAATTTGTATCATCGCTTGAAACTTACTGACAAGCGGATAGTATTTCTCGGACAGAATATCCAACTTCATGAGTCGTTAGTCAGGCTCGTACCATATTTTGAAATGGCGCTACCAACTGTAGAGCAAATTCAAGAAACTTTGCCATTTTATTTGGAGGATTTTCAACAAAATGCTTTAGCTCAAGATGCAAACTTGACCATCAATTTGTCTGGTGAACAGATGGAATCATTAGCTAGGGCAACCTTGGGTCTGACGCTAGAAGAAATTAGAGATTTCTTGCGTCTGACACTCAAAGGGAGTAGAACACCCTCTGGTGAGTGGATTATCGACTCTGGCTTTATTGCAAAAGCGGTCGAGTACAAAACCCGGATGCTGTCGCAGATGGGTATCGAATTGGGTAAACCCGCACTCTACTCCTTTGGCGGACTTGATTTGTTACGCGAGTGGTTAAATCGGCGGCGGCGATTGTTTACGCAAGAAGCCAGAAGCCTGCAACTGCCACAACCCAAAGGCATACTGCTGGCTGGGCCACCCGGAACGGGAAAAAGTCATTGTGCCAAGAATATTGCCAGTATCCTGAATTTACCATTGCTCAAGCTCGATATTGCTTCGATGCTTGGTTCTTTAGTTGGAGAGTCCGAAGGTAATGTTCGCCGTGCTTTGAAGACTGCCGAAGCGATCGCACCCTGCGTTTTATGGTTAGACGAGTTGGAAAAAGCCTTATCCGGGCAGGGTGATACTAGCGGTGTTTCCCAAAGAATACTCGGTACTGTTCTCACATTCATGAGTGAGTGTACGGCTGGGGTGTTCGTTGTGGCAACCTGTAATGACGTAACTGCATTACCAACGGAACTCAAACGTAAGGGCAGATTTGATGAAACCTTCTTTGTGGATTTACCCTCAGAACCGGAGAGAGCGCAAATCCTCAAGATTCACCTGGAGCGATTTGGTATCAGCGTTGAGGAGGAATACCTGGAAGCGATCGCCGCCAGCACCGGAAAATTTAGTGGTGCGGAACTGGAAACGCTTGCAGCCGAATCCGCATTGTTGGCATTCGAGCAAGGGCGACCCCAACAGGTAACTCTAGGGGACTTGGAAGAGTGTCGCCAAACCATTACACCGCTTGCTGTCCAAGATGCGGCGGCAGTGGAAAGAATGCGGGAGTGGGCGAAATCTGCAAGGGCGGCTTCTACTGCGATCGCGGACACACCAACTACTAAATCGATTAAAACTGCCCGTTATCGCAACATGAATTAA
- a CDS encoding DUF1257 domain-containing protein gives MSHFSKIAVKFKDKPCLVEALQRFGFYPSIHDKPVHLYGYRGDKREQTAHIVVPRNQISSLSNDLGFFWNGTEYECLISEYDQGAGLAKACLGLGRNFLPKLQQEYINLYLPKIAMQMGGEVVGTVMNGSVTTVRVALPTQTIQTIRR, from the coding sequence ATGTCACATTTCTCAAAGATTGCGGTCAAGTTCAAAGACAAGCCGTGTTTGGTCGAGGCGTTGCAGAGATTCGGGTTCTACCCCAGTATCCACGACAAGCCAGTACATTTGTACGGCTACAGGGGGGACAAGCGAGAGCAAACGGCTCACATCGTTGTACCCCGAAACCAAATTTCTAGCCTGAGCAACGACTTGGGGTTTTTCTGGAACGGTACTGAATACGAGTGCCTGATCAGCGAATACGACCAAGGTGCAGGTTTGGCAAAAGCTTGTCTAGGACTGGGGCGGAATTTCCTTCCCAAACTGCAACAGGAGTACATCAATCTGTACCTGCCAAAGATTGCGATGCAAATGGGAGGTGAGGTAGTGGGAACCGTCATGAATGGTTCGGTCACTACTGTTCGTGTAGCACTGCCAACTCAAACAATTCAGACAATTAGGAGATAG
- a CDS encoding DUF2997 domain-containing protein has protein sequence MERSILIHFDKTTGEVRVEAEGFEGLPCLEATQPFEEALGVVGDRTFKDEVQTQSVRTNPLLSLSEYYE, from the coding sequence ATGGAACGTTCAATACTGATACATTTCGACAAAACCACTGGTGAGGTTCGAGTAGAAGCCGAAGGTTTTGAGGGACTTCCTTGCCTGGAAGCGACCCAGCCGTTTGAGGAAGCGTTAGGGGTTGTAGGCGATCGCACTTTTAAAGACGAAGTGCAAACGCAGTCGGTTCGGACTAACCCTCTTTTGTCACTTTCCGAGTATTATGAATAA
- a CDS encoding WGR domain-containing protein — translation METYLIFVNTTSNSNKFWSAKVEGTKLTVEWGRVGYKAQTKVHQLSSQGQAIAKYNNLVAEKKAKGYEESQAQIESCSIVDIRQAIQLLNSLRFYIANRNFNADYINLLNQYLKIIPTPLGMQLDPYSIFRSLADVEHQRELLSSLLPATPVAAAVQVKESAPSDEKVVSLRGIHPNLWRHF, via the coding sequence GTGGAAACATATCTCATCTTTGTTAACACTACCAGTAACAGCAATAAGTTTTGGTCAGCCAAAGTTGAAGGAACAAAATTAACTGTTGAGTGGGGGAGGGTTGGGTACAAAGCTCAGACAAAAGTTCATCAACTGAGTAGCCAAGGACAGGCTATTGCTAAGTACAATAATCTTGTAGCTGAGAAGAAAGCTAAGGGCTATGAAGAAAGTCAGGCGCAAATAGAATCATGCAGTATTGTAGATATAAGACAAGCAATACAGCTATTAAATAGTTTACGTTTTTATATAGCTAACAGAAATTTCAATGCCGACTATATTAACTTGTTGAACCAATATCTAAAAATCATTCCCACCCCGTTAGGAATGCAGTTAGATCCTTACAGCATATTCCGAAGTTTGGCAGATGTAGAGCATCAGCGAGAACTACTCAGTTCTTTACTACCTGCGACTCCTGTAGCTGCTGCCGTTCAAGTTAAAGAATCTGCCCCTTCTGATGAGAAAGTCGTCAGCTTGAGGGGGATTCATCCGAACCTCTGGCGACATTTCTAG